TGCTCATTATTTAAACAATAAATGTTGGGATAAGCTGCTGTTATTGATTTAGTCACTTTAATTGCTGCATCACCCATTAGCACGATACAGTCATCAGATTGTGCCATTTTTACTAAGTCAGACCACGTCTGATCTGCCGCAGATTGGACTAAAAAGAGCGTTGTTTGTTCCATAATGGGGCACCTTACCAGTACAATATGTGATCAAAAGACTGGATAAATTCAGGATTGAGGTCAATAAATTCGATCTCCTGAACCGTATTTTTAACGATGTTAAGTTCTTGATTTTTAGACTCAATCAGAATTGGGGTTAAATCATAAAACTCAAAACTTTCGACCATGTTGGCTGCAATTTTGAACTCATGTTTAAGTTGATCGAATTCTAATTTATTGTCTAATAAGCTAATTGCAGCACACTTTAATAATACTTTGACAGAAATACCAAAGGTTGCTAAAACCATAGTTGCGGACAAGCTTTCATTGACTTGCAAACTTGTTAAGTTAGGTTGCGTTAGGATGACGAGTACAGATTTCACACAATTTACCTTTTCAAAGCAACACTCTAGTAAAGAACTTTAATTAAAATTGAATTAAACGAGAACAGCTTTGTACTGCGTCAGCAAGCTCTCCGAGCCCAACCAGTTCAAAGCCTTTGGCTAAGT
This genomic stretch from Acinetobacter sp. C32I harbors:
- a CDS encoding DsrH/TusB family sulfur relay protein, which gives rise to MEQTTLFLVQSAADQTWSDLVKMAQSDDCIVLMGDAAIKVTKSITAAYPNIYCLNNEHNLIIEELRAQILAIDYAQFADLSLKFKRCISLK